One genomic region from Neisseria weaveri encodes:
- a CDS encoding transferrin-binding N-lobe domain-containing protein, with amino-acid sequence MCLPFILSACATNKGDFGLEDVHAPQSEPQKPKFQDEKTQPRTEEEVSAFMQPGLGASIEIPRRGTGLAGTLSEERVALTPENIKRIGGDLDIPYVKDIKNHNKYTGSLIHSHDNSAGDHRKRDLEYVRSGWVADANVGLDFVNGDFGNGITRKVLFGSIGHVYYKGVQPAQAFPASVKATYKGT; translated from the coding sequence ATGTGCCTCCCTTTTATTCTTAGCGCCTGTGCTACCAATAAGGGCGATTTCGGTTTGGAAGATGTCCATGCGCCGCAGTCCGAACCGCAAAAACCTAAGTTTCAAGACGAGAAAACCCAGCCGCGCACAGAAGAAGAAGTGTCTGCCTTCATGCAGCCGGGTTTGGGCGCTTCGATAGAAATCCCGCGTCGAGGTACGGGCTTGGCCGGCACGTTGTCGGAAGAGCGGGTGGCGTTGACGCCTGAAAACATCAAACGTATCGGCGGCGATTTGGATATTCCTTACGTTAAAGACATTAAAAATCACAATAAATACACCGGTTCGCTCATCCATTCGCACGACAACAGTGCGGGCGATCACCGCAAGCGCGATTTGGAGTATGTGCGCTCGGGATGGGTGGCCGATGCCAATGTGGGCTTGGATTTTGTGAACGGCGATTTCGGTAACGGCATTACCAGAAAAGTGCTGTTCGGCAGCATCGGCCACGTTTATTACAAAGGTGTTCAGCCTGCGCAGGCATTTCCGGCGTCAGTCAAAGCGACTTACAAAGGTACATGA
- a CDS encoding transferrin-binding protein-like solute binding protein gives MTDARQGRAGTGFTGTAANVGSNYGAVSFNEYDSIHTDKNTGEVGHSSELEVDFANKSLTGTLYKNHKKLADKAQERTPRYKVKADIKGNRFQGRVEAGNKDDLYFGKDGNLEGGFFGPAAEELAGKFLADDNSLFGVLAGKREKAADEKTDKIIDAYHIDFQNLNLTQADNFGDARKFVFKGQTFSLLPAAGTDTKSFLETLKYVLDGNRTLNLFSCCSNLDYLKFGTFQTAAGEDKDGASFFFQGERTPVKDIPTGTAHYKGSWQAHIISKTGHVWSKSPNNKEGGSRAEFDVDFGAKTLQGKLTAQDRALPTFNILTQIEGNGFTGRAKTRDQGFILDPGSTANSVSVHLDAEVKGGFYGPKAAELGGVFHSNEEGKDKVGGSFGAKRQVSVQ, from the coding sequence GTGACCGATGCGCGCCAAGGCAGAGCCGGCACCGGCTTTACCGGCACGGCTGCAAATGTGGGCAGCAATTACGGCGCAGTTTCGTTTAATGAATACGACTCGATTCATACCGATAAAAACACAGGCGAAGTCGGCCACAGCAGCGAATTGGAAGTCGATTTTGCCAACAAGAGCCTGACGGGCACACTGTATAAAAACCATAAGAAACTTGCCGATAAAGCACAAGAACGCACGCCTCGTTACAAAGTTAAAGCCGATATCAAAGGCAACCGCTTTCAAGGCCGCGTAGAGGCGGGCAACAAGGACGACCTTTATTTCGGTAAAGACGGCAATTTGGAAGGCGGCTTCTTCGGCCCGGCTGCGGAAGAATTGGCCGGTAAGTTTTTAGCCGACGACAATTCGCTGTTCGGCGTGTTGGCGGGTAAGCGTGAGAAAGCGGCCGACGAGAAAACCGACAAAATCATCGATGCCTACCATATCGACTTCCAAAACCTGAACCTCACTCAAGCCGACAATTTCGGCGACGCCCGCAAATTCGTGTTTAAAGGCCAAACCTTTTCGTTGCTGCCCGCCGCAGGTACGGACACGAAATCGTTTTTGGAGACCTTGAAATACGTCTTAGACGGCAACCGCACGCTGAATCTGTTTTCATGTTGCAGCAATCTCGACTATCTCAAGTTCGGTACTTTTCAGACGGCCGCAGGAGAGGATAAAGACGGTGCGTCGTTCTTCTTCCAAGGCGAGCGTACACCCGTTAAAGATATTCCCACCGGCACCGCGCATTACAAAGGCAGTTGGCAGGCACACATCATCAGTAAAACAGGTCATGTTTGGAGCAAATCTCCCAACAACAAAGAAGGCGGCAGCCGCGCAGAGTTCGACGTGGACTTCGGTGCCAAAACGCTCCAAGGCAAGCTGACCGCGCAAGACCGTGCGTTGCCGACCTTCAATATCCTGACCCAAATTGAAGGCAACGGCTTTACCGGCCGCGCCAAAACCAGAGACCAAGGCTTTATCTTGGATCCGGGCAGCACGGCCAACTCGGTAAGTGTCCATCTGGATGCCGAAGTCAAAGGCGGTTTTTACGGCCCCAAAGCAGCAGAGCTGGGCGGCGTATTCCACAGCAACGAAGAAGGCAAAGACAAAGTGGGCGGCAGTTTCGGTGCCAAACGGCAAGTATCCGTGCAATAA
- a CDS encoding TonB-dependent receptor plug domain-containing protein: MNTAKHIHNHTFPSRLTAVCLAVLSCTAAAPAFADTDVTETVQLNEVVVKGKKKARRKDTEVTGLGKVVKNSDGLDKEQVLGIRDLTRYDPSIAVVEQGRGASSGYSMRGADKNRVSLTVDGLPQIQSYTVDNTSATSGAINEIEYENITAIEINKGANSAEQGSGSLGGSLAFRTKEADDIIKEGQNWGLDTKTAYSGKNKLFTQSIAAAGRLNGFEGLAIYTHRQGHETQAHKDAGNQPQTISRLDGYVYEGDDARYDWFALEG; encoded by the coding sequence ATGAATACCGCAAAACACATCCATAACCACACCTTCCCCTCGCGCCTGACCGCCGTATGCTTGGCCGTGCTGTCTTGCACGGCAGCCGCCCCGGCCTTCGCCGATACCGACGTAACGGAAACCGTGCAGTTGAACGAAGTGGTGGTCAAAGGCAAGAAAAAAGCGCGCCGTAAAGACACCGAAGTTACCGGCTTGGGCAAAGTCGTTAAAAATTCAGACGGCCTCGATAAAGAACAAGTATTGGGCATCCGCGACTTAACCCGTTACGACCCGAGCATCGCCGTTGTCGAGCAAGGGCGCGGCGCAAGCAGCGGCTACTCGATGCGCGGGGCGGATAAAAACCGCGTGAGCCTAACGGTGGACGGCCTGCCGCAAATCCAGTCTTATACCGTTGACAACACATCGGCCACCAGCGGCGCGATTAACGAAATCGAATATGAAAACATTACCGCCATCGAAATCAACAAAGGCGCCAACTCTGCCGAACAAGGCAGCGGTTCGTTGGGCGGTTCGCTGGCTTTCCGCACCAAAGAAGCGGACGACATCATCAAAGAAGGCCAAAACTGGGGCTTGGATACCAAAACCGCATACAGCGGCAAAAACAAACTATTTACCCAATCAATAGCCGCAGCAGGCCGTCTGAACGGCTTTGAAGGCTTGGCAATTTATACTCACCGCCAAGGCCACGAAACCCAAGCGCACAAAGATGCGGGCAATCAGCCGCAAACCATATCGCGCTTAGACGGCTACGTTTATGAAGGCGATGACGCCCGATACGATTGGTTTGCTTTAGAAGGCTAG